In Rhinatrema bivittatum chromosome 11, aRhiBiv1.1, whole genome shotgun sequence, a single window of DNA contains:
- the IFI6 gene encoding interferon alpha-inducible protein 6, with protein MKIPWDSVSLPYIAVGAGATAFGFPALLTYLGFTSSGITAGTFAAWLMKMSAIYNGGAVPAGGLVAILQSLGATLTTKGLAIGGGTAGYLFYQTSSCDKKGKSTN; from the exons ATGAAGATTCCGTGGGATAGTGTGTCCCTCCCATATATTGCGGTAGGAGCAG GCGCCACTGCATTCGGGTTTCCTGCTCTGTTGACGTATCTAGGGTTCACCAGTTCGGGTATAACAGCTGGCACTTTTGCTGCTTGGCTGATGAAGATGTCGGCCATTTATAATGGAGGTGCTGTGCCTGCTGGCGGGCTTGTGGCCATTTTGCAGAGCCTGG GAGCAACACTGACCACCAAAGGTCTGGCTATTGGAGGCGGCACAGCAGGCTACCTGTTCTACCAAACGTCCAGCTGTGACAAGAAAGGAAAGTCGACAAACTAG